In Pantoea agglomerans, the genomic stretch AATATCATGACCATAATGTCGGAGAGTCGCAGCCCTGGGAAAGTGTTCGGCTGGATAGAGCGGGTCGGCAACAAAGTCCCCAATCCCTTCCTGCTGTTTGTTTATTTAATCCTGGTGCTGATGGTAGCCACCGCGATTATCAGCTCGCTCGATCTGGCGGTGAAAAATCCGGTCAGCGGCGAGATGGTGCGCGTTAATAACCTGCTGAGCGTCGCCGGCCTGCAGTGGATCCTGCCCAATATCATCAAAAACTTCAGCGGCTTTACGCCGCTCGGCTCGATTCTGGCGCTGGTGCTCGGCGCGGGCCTGGCGGAAAAAGTTGGCCTGCTGCAGTCGCTGATGGTGAAGATGGCGTCACGCGTGAGCCGCCGCTACGCCAGCTATATGGTGCTGTTTATCGCCTTTTTCAGCCATATCTCCTCCGATGCCGCGCTGGTGGTGATGCCGCCGCTCGGGGCGCTGATCTTTCTCGCCGTGGGCCGTCATCCTGTGGCGGGCCTGCTGGCGGCGATTGCCGGCGTCGCCTCGGGCTTTACCGCTAACCTGCTTATCGTCACCACCGATGTGCTGCTCTCCGGCATCAGCACCGAGGCGGCGAAGGCGGTGAGCGATACGGTACAGGTCAGCGTGATCGATAACTGGTTCTTTATGGCCACCTCGGTGATTGTGCTGACCGTGGCGGGCGCCATTCTCACCGACAAATTTATCGAACCACGCCTGCCGCAGTGGAATGAGGGCAGCAGCGAGCGGCTGGCGGCCCTGACGCCGCTGGAGAATCGCGGCCTGCGCGCGGCGGGCATTGCGGCGTTGCTGTTTATCGGCGTGCTGGCGCTGCTGGTGGTGCCGGAACATGCGCCGCTGCGCGATCCCAAAACCGGCGGCATTGTGCCCTCCCCCTTCATTCGCGGCATCGTGCCGATCATCATTCTGTTTTTCTTCGTGGTGGCGATCGTCTATGGCGCGGTGACAAAGCAAATTCGTCGTCCCGACGATATTCCGCAGCTGCTGGTTGAGCCGATGAAAAGCATGGCGGGCTTTATCGTTATGGTGTTTCCGC encodes the following:
- the abgT gene encoding p-aminobenzoyl-glutamate transporter, yielding MTIMSESRSPGKVFGWIERVGNKVPNPFLLFVYLILVLMVATAIISSLDLAVKNPVSGEMVRVNNLLSVAGLQWILPNIIKNFSGFTPLGSILALVLGAGLAEKVGLLQSLMVKMASRVSRRYASYMVLFIAFFSHISSDAALVVMPPLGALIFLAVGRHPVAGLLAAIAGVASGFTANLLIVTTDVLLSGISTEAAKAVSDTVQVSVIDNWFFMATSVIVLTVAGAILTDKFIEPRLPQWNEGSSERLAALTPLENRGLRAAGIAALLFIGVLALLVVPEHAPLRDPKTGGIVPSPFIRGIVPIIILFFFVVAIVYGAVTKQIRRPDDIPQLLVEPMKSMAGFIVMVFPLSQFVAFFNWSNMGKFMAIGLTDVLESASISGAPAFLGLMFLSAFLCMFIASGSAIWSILAPVFVPMFMLLGFHPAFAQMIFRIADSAVLPLAPMSPFLPLFLSFLQRYLKGAQLGTYYVLIFPYPVVFFITWIALLLAWYALGLPIGPGVWPQMP